The following are from one region of the Aspergillus luchuensis IFO 4308 DNA, chromosome 4, nearly complete sequence genome:
- the ERG7_2 gene encoding lanosterol synthase (oxidosqualene--lanosterol cyclase) (COG:I;~EggNog:ENOG410PHHR;~InterPro:IPR008930,IPR032697;~PFAM:PF13249;~SECRETED:SignalP(1-19);~antiSMASH:Cluster_4.2): MSCIFFVTPMMIIAWYITGAKIDEAYVVELIRFMFNYQNPENGGWPTYLEEEPSPMGTTLAYIALRLVGVPGHDEHLLKARSFYLKHGGADHLPGWAKFWLALLGLYNWANTDPYPVEMWLLPEWVPVSPWQWFVATRQVYLPMCYLSSRRFTVPTNDLLDEIRLELFPPQPSVRFGASDTVKGLSKRHQPKSWILQTLNWALTHVWSPWLCPSKLKEEAERRTWQIIQDTDRASCSTGLLSVDA; the protein is encoded by the exons ATGAGTTGTATATTCTTTGTAACcccgatgatgatcatcgcaTGGTATATCACCGGTGCCAAGATCGATGAAGCCTATGTCGTCGAGTTGATACGCTTCATGTTCAACTATCAAAACCCCGAGAACGGTGGCTGGCCAACCTacctggaagaagagccttCGCCGATGGGGACGACTCTAGCATACATTGCATTGCGGCTTGTGGGGGTACCCGGCCACGACGAGCATCTCCTCAAAGCCCGGTCATTCTACCTTAAACATGGAGGAGCAGACCATCTTCCGGGCTGGGCCAAGTTCTGGCTTGCTCTACTGGGGCTATACAACTGGGCAAATACTGATCCCTACCCAGTGGAGATGTG GCTCTTGCCCGAGTGGGTTCCAGTAAGTCCATGGCAGTGGTTCGTAGCCACGCGCCAAGTCTACCTGCCCATGTGCTACCTCTCGTCCCGAAGGTTTACGGTGCCCACCAATGATCTCTTGGATGAAATCCGGCTAGAGCtatttcctcctcaaccgTCTGTCAGATTTGGGGCATCTGATACAGTCAAGGGCCTATCTAAGCGCCACCAACCAAAAAGCTGGATCCTGCAGACTCTGAATTGGGCCCTTACGCATGTGTGGTCCCCGTGGCTTTGTCCCAGTAaactgaaggaagaagccgaaagACGCACGTGGCAAATCATACAAGATACAGACAGGGCTAGCTGTTCGACTGGGCTTCTTAGTGTCGACGCTTGA
- a CDS encoding uncharacterized protein (COG:Q;~EggNog:ENOG410PKBU;~InterPro:IPR036396;~TransMembrane:1 (i12-29o);~antiSMASH:Cluster_4.2;~go_function: GO:0005506 - iron ion binding [Evidence IEA];~go_function: GO:0016705 - oxidoreductase activity, acting on paired donors, with incorporation or reduction of molecular oxygen [Evidence IEA];~go_function: GO:0020037 - heme binding [Evidence IEA];~go_process: GO:0055114 - oxidation-reduction process [Evidence IEA]), which translates to MIETVFHILGRCSYFVIFLFVAQCIRLLWKRPFPSNAPKFVAGYPLVGALQFFNNPEAFCHSSKMSSPTGNYSFYLGRDRVVGLSGPQGRKTFFESRDLDLEAGADLNLPWVSLVLQVENFATDTHPSNLGSVLRTALLRTQGLEAIPVTIESYTTATLKEIATKALFDPFPVITLSFTRSIMAAMGIGELASSSELSRRVSDMMGALDRPFTAIDTLLPWPLNPWTVSAWIVLARLSTLMSKIIRNRKRQQQSHKEHPAKHGMLQDLINKKCSCAGHCVRSPREHSDGNVMDTHRAFYHRILDDSSAAGD; encoded by the exons ATGATTGAAACGGTATTCCACATTCTCGGGCGTTGCTCGTATTTcgttattttcttattcGTTGCTCAGTGTATTAGATTACTTTGGAAGCGCCCATTTCCCTCCAATGCCCCAAAGTTTGTCGCGGGTTACCCGCTTGTGGGTGCCCTGCAattcttcaacaacccagAAGCATTCTGTCATAGCAGTAAAATGTCTTCACCCACTGGAAACTATAGCTTTTATCTTGGCCGGGATCGGGTTGTGGGCCTGTCCGGTCCACAGGGCCGCAAGACGTTTTTCGAGAGCCGTGATCTTGATCTAGAGGCAGG GGCCGATTTGAACCTCCCTTGGGTTAGTCTAGTCTTGCAAGTCGAGAATTTCGCCACCGATACGCATCCATCAAATCTTGGGTCCGTATTGCGCACGGCGCTGTTGCGCACCCAGGGCCTGGAAGCTATTCCCGTAACCATAGAATCATACACCACCGCAACCTTGAAAGAGATCGCGACGAAAGCTCTCTTCGATCCTTTCCCGGTGATCACATTGTCCTTCACTCGGTCCATCATGGCCGCAATGGGAATCGGTGAGCTGGCGAGCTCCTCCGAGCTGTCGAGAAGGGTAAGCGACATGATGGGCGCGTTGGATAGACCTTTTACGGCGATCGATACATTGCTTCCATGGCCGTTGAACCCATGGACCGTCAGTGCGTGGATCGTTCTTGCACGCCTTTCTACCCTCATGTCGAAGATAATCCGCAATAGAAAACGGCAGCAGCAATCACATAAAGAGCATCCCGCGAAGCATGGCATGCTGCAGGATTTGATCAACAAGAAATGCA GTTGTGCTGGGCACTGCGTTCGCAGCCCAAGGGAACACTCCGACGGTAACGTCATGGACACTCATAGAGCTTTCTACCACCGGATATTGGATGACTCAAGTGCGGCAGGAGATTAA
- a CDS encoding F-box protein (InterPro:IPR001810,IPR036047,IPR032675;~PFAM:PF12937;~antiSMASH:Cluster_4.2;~go_function: GO:0005515 - protein binding [Evidence IEA]), whose protein sequence is MYTFSGFAHIPTEVLIRIYGELPLPDALHLAATCRRLRQVLINNTPTIYKRLRRKMPCERHARVLLADQGGPLPHSLSVTLGDLLRLRRNVGIVEKAIEVFDRDITPHIRIPLTSVDDEFYGGKPRPLHLTPTERHRFTWSYYQVWSLLLLDQPSRQQRYRSMLLKHMYLIYEMVDLDQPIGDEPGSSQADEKRCALFQEVSEYLQFLYHDIHGVDYIDFSGQSVSMRTRGHAAIWDHCQPDLKRIVCYQWRNSEKKPVKEEDVWEHTTDEE, encoded by the exons ATGTACACATTTTCAGGATTTGCCCACATTCCTACAGAGGTCTTAATCAGAATATACGGGGAACTGCCTCTTCCAGATGCGCTTCATTTGGCCGCGACTTGCCGTCGCCTCCGCCAGGTCTTGATCAACAACACGCCTACAATTTACAAACGCCTACGCAGAAAGATGCCATGTGAACGACATGCAAGAGTCCTACTGGCGGATCAAGGTGGCCCACTACCTCATTCTTTGTCAGTGACTCTCGGGGATCTGTTACGATTGCGACGAAACGTTGGTATTGTGGAGAAGGCGATCGAGGTGTTTGACCGTGATATTACTCCGCATATCCGGA TTCCTCTTACGAGCGTCGATGACGAGTTTTATGGTGGAAAGCCACGCCCATTACACTTAACTCCAACAGAACGTCATCGCTTCACCTGGAGTTATTACCAAGTTTGGAGTCTTTTACTACTAGACCAACCATCTCGCCAACAGCGATATCGGTCTATGTTGCTGAAGCACATGTACTTGATATACGAAATGGTTGATCTTGACCAGCCAATCGGGGACGAACCGGGATCTTCCCAAGCTGACGAGAAACGATGCGCACTCTTTCAGGAAGTAAGCGAGTACCTCCAGTTTCTATACCACGACATCCACGGAGTCGACTACATTGATTTCTCGGGGCAAAGCGTTTCTATGCGTACTCGAGGCCACGCAGCAATATGGGACCATTGCCAGCCTGATTTGAAGAGGATCGTTTGCTACCAATGGCGAAattcggagaagaagcctgtcaaggaggaggatgtgtgGGAACATACAACTGATGAAGAGTGA
- a CDS encoding uncharacterized protein (COG:S;~EggNog:ENOG410PYKK;~SECRETED:SignalP(1-26)), producing the protein MYSPTLSWSHAAILFLSLSSFQFGTASPIDGQLVERSGIASPGIGVEFESGSIYFTKDVHKLSEKEKEAVKEAGIAAKGKAVKLKSAKDGNGAKLSGKDWELTADATGGTLGHLPAEYILDGRKIKLGSGRAALAAEEVYEDLKKWNPKTGQEVEIASNKKNPWSVKAGTNPVNSAWSRQITSPMPLGAINDLIKQAKLNKPSPLMTYANSKIQNKVWVNDFFFEEKPGGLTKDVGEDVRGFLSLLLSYAKAGSQVRNSESAKELTSIMPRTSFSKMYKLIESKLEKKDLWNIVNKLACYENPIDDAHEYAAVDERYCSGHPGQTTINGKFEKLQINVCYGSQSCPVNVKAWIQGLKDGKDLLKDADKEMIDGQVGGYGDLTEHRLDHPTEQLPLFEFRDLPSCSASEWKKCLEKAEAAIVDYHKKFPGN; encoded by the exons ATGTATTCTCCCACTCTTTCTTGGAGCCATGCGGCTATACTTTTCTTgtcactctcttcttttcaatTCGGTACTGCTTCGCCCATTGACGGCCAGCTAGTTGAACGCTCGGGCATAGCCTCTCCAGGTATCGGCGTTGAGTTTGAGTCCGGGAGTATCTACTTCACCAAAGATGTTCACAAATTGtctgagaaagagaaagaggcggTGAAGGAAGCTGGTATTGCTGCCAAAGGCAAGGCTGTCAAGTTGAAATCAGCCAAGGACGGCAACGGTGCCAAATTATCAGGCAAAGACTGGGAATTGACGGCGGATGCCACCGGAGGCACGCTGGGACATCTACCTGCAGAGTATATCCTGGATGGGAGGAAGATCAAATTGGGATCTGGGAGAGCTGCACTTGCAGCGGAGGAGGTCTATGAAGATCTG AAAAAGTGGAACCCGAAGACCGGCCAGGAAGTTGAAATTGCCAGCAATAAGAAGAACCCTTGGTCTGTCAAGGCTGGCACTAACCCTGTGAACTCCGCCTGGTCTCGTCAGATCACCTCCCCAATGCCGCTTGGGGCCATCAACGACCTGATCAAGCAAGCCAAACTTAACAAGCCCTCACCTCTCATGACATACGCCAATAGTAAGATCCAGAACAAGGTCTGGGTGAAcgatttcttcttcgaggagaAACCTGGTGGTCTTACCAAGgatgttggcgaggatgtTCGCGGATTTCTTTCGCTACTTCTTTCCTATGCCAAGGCTGGCAGCCAGGTCCGGAACAGTGAGAGTGCTAAGGAGCTGACGTCGATTATGCCGCGAACCAGTTTTTCCAAGATGTATAAGCTTATTGAGAGCAAgctcgagaagaaggatcttTGGAATATTGTGAACAAGCTTGCTTGTTATGAGAACCCTATTGACGATGCACATGAATATGCTGC TGTCGACGAGCGGTATTGTTCAGGGCATCCCGGACAGACCACCATCAACGGCAAGTTCGAGAAGCTGCAGATTAACGTCTGCTACGGCTCACAGTCCTGCCCTGTCAACGTCAAAGCCTGGATTCAGGGGTTGAAGGATGGCAAAGATCTGCTCAAGGATGCTGATAAGGAGATGATTGATGGCCAAGTCGGAGGGTATGGAGACTTGACTGAGCATCGCCTCGACCATCCTACCGAGCAACTGCCCCTTTTCGAGTTCCGTGATCTTCCTTCATGCTCGGCTTCGGAGTGGAAGAAATGTTTAGAAAAGGCCGAAGCTGCGATTGTCGACTATCACAAGAAGTTTCCAGGAAATTAG
- a CDS encoding uncharacterized protein (COG:S;~EggNog:ENOG410PMDH;~TransMembrane:4 (i49-70o76-96i157-173o179-201i)), protein MEEYEFRVYRISYATRDSEEGQNSKIASKVEESYRRVNRHRIPIKLKTFCWLNFVTLVSILITIGLYIWAGCIHDGTALVGLATMSLSTSVASLSARWYPRLSGRSSQAEVPSGDVIIRTRAGAFILVYGDDDVIRELYEGMEDCEYMFKGNTHHRLLGTSTLLLMASIILLSNCGSEMQIAIGVAYIILNALYWLLALLVEPRDLWDMSRYKIEFVECRPSTPDSSYTETLWAVINMTGSVEWVANGELIPQTPAWDQWLQEAKEHIGKDWDPVRRKDELMNPRLAYRNGRWFD, encoded by the coding sequence ATGGAAGAATACGAATTCCGCGTCTACAGAATCAGCTACGCGACGCGTGATTCCGAAGAAGGACAAAACTCGAAGATCGCATCAAAGGTGGAAGAAAGTTACCGACGAGTCAACAGGCATCGAATTCCAATCAAACTCAAGACATTCTGCTGGCTCAATTTCGTCACCCTTGTATcaatcctcatcaccattgGCCTTTATATCTGGGCAGGCTGCATCCACGATGGTACCGCCCTTGTTGGTCTGGCTACCATGTCTTTGTCGACCAGTGTAGCCAGTCTCTCGGCGCGCTGGTATCCCCGCCTCAGCGGCCGTTCGTCGCAAGCAGAAGTACCTAGTGGAGACGTGATTATACGCACCCGGGCAGGTGCTTTTATTCTTGTCTACGGAGATGACGACGTCATCCGCGAGTTGTACGAAGGAATGGAGGACTGCGAGTACATGTTCAAGGGGAACACGCACCACCGACTGCTAGGAACTAGCACGTTACTTCTCATGGCATCGATTATCCTGCTGAGTAACTGCGGTTCAGAGATGCAGATTGCCATCGGTGTCGCTTACATCATTCTGAACGCCCTGTACTGGCTGTTAGCGTTGCTGGTCGAGCCGCGCGATCTGTGGGATATGAGCAGATATAAGATTGAATTTGTCGAGTGTCGTCCGAGTACCCCCGACTCGAGCTACACTGAGACGTTGTGGGCTGTCATTAATATGACGGGAAGTGTGGAGTGGGTAGCGAATGGTGAATTGATTCCCCAAACACCGGCTTGGGATCAGTGGTTGCAGGAAGCGAAGGAGCATATTGGAAAGGACTGGGATCCTGTTAGGAGGAAGGATGAACTGATGAATCCTAGACTGGCGTACCGCAATGGGCGGTGGTTTGACTGA
- a CDS encoding uncharacterized protein (COG:S;~EggNog:ENOG410PMDH): protein MGWFPVGLEEGENKWKFDIIPLLAVIGSSAIQKHMQAITASPFAIFPRLMPAPESLLDTERPT from the coding sequence ATGGGCTGGTTCCCAGTCGGACTCGAAGAGGGTGAGAACAAATGGAAGTTCGACATCATCCCTCTGCTGGCTGTCATTGGCAGCTCAGCAATCCAAAAACACATGCAGGCCATTACGGCCTCTCCCTTCGCCATCTTTCCCCGGTTGATGCCCGCCCCTGAATCGCTTCTCGACACAGAGCGACCGACATGA
- a CDS encoding uncharacterized protein (COG:S;~EggNog:ENOG410PSVQ;~TransMembrane:1 (o213-234i)), which produces MSAGVTTSAATTASAPIPLTTTFVPPSTCISDFWLVSSSSKTWMNLGPAHTAECVPSGWDVSSYFSPGLCPTGYRIAASNIVIDGTITETAATCCPTIGIQTYSTRTTYTPGWTELEVCTWEPGKSTEIEFAYTWTDTAGSTSSTSSSLSSPGHINGYGISIRWQSTDFTTPAATSASTTSSGDLPATATSSTISPTSTSSTSSSGLSTGAKAGIGVGVAAGAVLAIFLLLFFLRRRKMNASSTNTQAYQSPDQRYRVQRVNELPATRTGAFMTEQVELPASGRDAKAELPAEYPIAELDGGGRH; this is translated from the exons ATGTCAGCAGGCGTAACAACATCCGCAGCTACTACAGCCTCAGCCCCCATTCCCTTAACAACTACATTCGTCCCTCCCAGCACATGTATCAGCGACTTCTGGCtcgtcagcagcagctccaaaACATGGATGAACCTGGGGCCAGCACACACGGCTGAATGTGTTCCTTCGGGCTGGGATGTTTCCAGCTATTTCTCGCCGGGACTATGTCCCACCGGATATCGCATTGCAGCCAGTAATATCGTGATCGATGGGACTATTACTGAGACTGCGGCGACATGCTGTCCGAC catcgGTATCCAAACATACTCCACTAGAACCACCTACACTCCCGGCTGGACCGAGCTCGAAGTCTGCACCTGGGAACCCGGCAAATCTACCGAGATTGAATTCGCCTACACCTGGACCGACACTGCCGGATCGACGAGCAGCACCTCCAGTTCCTTGTCCAGCCCGGGACACATCAACGGGTACGGTATTTCTATCCGATGGCAATCGACTGATTTCACCACCCCGGCAGCCACATCAGCATCTACAACATCATCCGGGGATTTACCTGCGACCGCTACCTCTTCCACAATATCACCCAcgtccacctcatccaccagttCATCAGGCCTCTCGACCGGAGCGAAAGCAGGTATTGGCGTCGGTGTCGCAGCGGGCGCGGTGCTGGCTATATtccttttacttttcttcctGCGCCGACGGAAAATGAACGCGTCGTCTACAAACACGCAGGCTTATCAATCACCGGACCAGAGATATAGGGTACAGAGAGTGAATGAGCTGCCTGCGACGAGGACAGGGGCGTTCATGACAGAGCAGGTGGAATTGCCGGCCTCAGGAAGGGATGCGAAGGCGGAATTGCCGGCGGAATATCCGATCGCTGAgttggatggtggaggaagacatTGA
- a CDS encoding uncharacterized protein (COG:S;~EggNog:ENOG410Q2Z1), translating to MAHHGQPQPVEPVDSFWDELICEAYLEWIYLGPDDFRSVHHFWPILLRHYFTLEDNCGVDGERCTTHPRPRQHLNSFVVHLAPPHLQRRRVIAVEARWFPSDTSPGWENNYDWTHVRETLRAHMLSDWTMRTTVQTTYGIVAVGDRVRFYYMSKNDLVGELRTWNGHPVDAPEADQSPILNIFSLVDQGVIHQLMLRMRQDVLSGCNTY from the coding sequence atggcACATCACGGACAACCTCAGCCAGTGGAACCAGTGGACTCATTCTGGGATGAGCTCATCTGCGAGGCCTACCTGGAATGGATCTACCTCGGCCCAGACGACTTTCGCAGTGTCCATCATTTCTGGCCcattcttctccgccattACTTCACTCTGGAGGATAACTGTGGGGTCGACGGCGAGCGATGCACCACGCACCCAAGGCCCAGACAGCATCTGAATTCCTTCGTGGTCCACcttgctcctcctcatctgcaACGGCGCCGGGTCATTGCTGTCGAAGCTAGGTGGTTTCCCTCCGATACGTCGCCTGGCTGGGAGAACAACTACGACTGGACGCATGTTCGCGAGACGCTCCGGGCCCATATGCTCTCCGATTGGACCATGCGGACGACAGTGCAAACCACGTACGGCATCGTGGCAGTTGGCGACCGTGTTCGCTTTTACTACATGTCTAAGAATGATCTTGTGGGTGAGCTCCGTACCTGGAATGGCCATCCTGTGGATGCCCCAGAGGCGGATCAATCGCCCATCTTGAACATTTTCAGTCTTGTTGACCAGGGAGTGATTCATCAGCTGATGCTTCGTATGCGTCAGGATGTTCTCTCTGGGTGCAATACCTACTAG
- a CDS encoding F-box protein (COG:S;~EggNog:ENOG410QD8I;~InterPro:IPR001810,IPR036047;~PFAM:PF00646;~go_function: GO:0005515 - protein binding [Evidence IEA]) — protein MFFAALEATCIVCGTEIDGLHRWAKHFRAVYCSSTGVRVTVPLCLAPSHPAVRIPADAVTDEWVSERMPEHDQTDLYAYHEPCWRRLVSHFSPTEFDVGYVFEALEYLPLPLLCGHYESTPTRLKPPYMWEAVKEGLVHQADYANLDDLMRFAKALPSPWHPAMSSAPFVADLFQRLPLELIEMIAVLLPTRDVLHLRQVSRGVAPVFSSSAFWKTRFDLNAERGFLWPVVRDLIDTAKGNGFDWRLLYHCTCHLTCSQWFRSELKSWEALRWLRDTALALASGGPRPLDYRGDALHYYHNAMIGDTHLEVVDCDSRVLYIAVSAHDDCGSHDNPGSVCITGLEFFFENGPPAILGYTSPGAENISRKKWRNSERTKMAHPRVRVMMDLIDFKGIMVTQTLDGVSGVLILQSLDEEREARRRRRRCCVGERDYPRHAYHGLRTCSLEEVSQVVAVFNNHRLIDLGIRGRTAKRKPQLSERQRRSEIKSFKEEGNLAPGLELR, from the exons ATGTTCTTCGCTGCTCTCGAGGCAACTTGCATCGTCTGTGGCACGGAGATTGATGGGCTGCATCGCTGGGCAAAGCATTTCCGGGCAG TCTACTGCTCCTCGACAGGTGTGAGGGTGACGGTGCCCTTGTGCTTGGcaccttctcatcctgcagTCCGTATCCCAGCCGATGCGGTGACGGATGAATGGGTTTCCGAGAGGATGCCCGAGCATGACCAGACCGATCTGTACGCGTACCATGAGCCCTGCTGGAGACGCCTGGTCAGCCATTTCAGTCCCACCGAGTTCGATGTGGGCTATGTTTTTGAGGCCCTAGAATATTTGCCACTGCCCTTGCTATGTGGCCACTATGAATCCACACCAACGAGATTAAAGCCTCCTTACATGTGGGAGGCAGTGAAAGAAGGCCTTGTTCATCAGGCTGATTATGCCAACCTGGATGACCTCATGCGATTTGCAAAAGCACTCCCGAGCCCCTGGCATCCGGCGATGTCTTCTGCTCCATTCGTTGCAGACCTCTTCCAGCGACTGCCACTAGAACTAATCGAAATGATCGCTGTTCTATTGCCCACGCGAGACGTACTTCATCTCCGCCAGGTATCACGCGGGGTAGCTCCGGTTTTCAGCAGCTCAGCCTTCTGGAAGACACGTTTCGACTTGAACGCAGAGCGCGGGTTTCTTTGGCCAGTCGTGCGAGACTTGATAGACACAGCAAAAGGCAATGGATTCGATTGGAGGCTCCTGTACCACTGTACTTGCCATCTCACCTGCAGCCAATGGTTTCGCTCAGAGCTGAAATCTTGGGAGGCGCTCCGGTGGCTTCGGGATACAGCCCTGGCTTTAGCCTCCGGGGGGCCCCGTCCGCTCGACTATCGCGGTGATGCCTTACATTACTACCATAATGCCATGATTGGAGATACGCACCTCGAGGTGGTAGACTGCGATTCTCGGGTGCTTTACATTGCGGTTTCTGCACATGATGATTGCGGCTCACATGATAACCCTGGGTCTGTGTGTATCACAGGACTGGAATTCTTTTTCGAGAATGGACCACCGGCGATTTTGGGTTACACTTCGCCCGGAGCAGAGAATATTTCCAGAAAGAAGTGGAGGAATTCTGAGCGGACGAAAATGGCCCATCCTAGAGTCAGAGTTATGATGGATCTGATCGACTTCAAAGGAATCATGGTGACGCAGACACTTGATGGGGTTAGTGGTGTGCTTATATTACAAAGCCttgatgaagagagagaagcacGCCGTAGACGGCGGAGGTGTTGTGTGGGGGAGAGAGACTACCCTCGTCATGCTTATCATGGTTTACGCACTTGTTCTCTGGAAGAGGTCTCACAAGTCGTGGCGGTATTTAAC AACCACAGATTGATAGACCTTGGTATACGGGGCCGAACAGCAAAGCGAAAACCGCAATTGTCGGAAAGACAGCGAAGGTCGGAAATCAAATCTTTTAAAGAAGAGGGCAATCTTGCACCAGGTTTGGAGTTGAGATAA